From the genome of Streptomyces sp. NBC_00523:
CGGTGACCGAGCCGACGACCACGCCGATCGCCAGGTTGGACGTGGCGACGACGATGGCGACGGTGATGACCATGACCGCGGTCTCCCCCACCGGCATGCGGCGCAGGGTCTTCGGGGCGATGGAGTGCCAGTCGAACGTGGCGAAGGAGACCATCACCATCACGGCGACCAGCGCCGCCATCGGGATGTCGGAGACGACCGGGCCGAAGGCGATGCAGAGGACCATCAGGAACGAGCCCGCGAGGAACGTGGAGAGGCGGGTGCGGGCCCCGGAGACGCGGACGTTGATCATCGTCTGGCCGATCATGGCGCAGCCGCCCATGCCGCCGAAGAAGCCGGTGACGATGTTGGCGATGCCCTGGCCCACCGATTCGCGGGTCTTGTCGGAGCGGGTGTCCGTGATGTCGTCCACCAGCTGCGCGGTCATCAGGGACTCCATCAGCCCGACCAGCGCCATCGCCAGGGCGTACGGGGCGATGGTGGTCAGGGTGTCCAGGGTGAACGGCACGTCGGGCAGGCCGGGCACGGGGAGCGAGGAGGGCAGCTCGCCCTTGTCGCCGACGGCCGGGACCGCGATCCCCGCCGCCAGGGTGATCGTGGTGAGCACGACGATGGAGACCAGGGGCGCCGGGATGACCCGGGTGACCTTCGGGAAGAACACCATCAGCAGCAGGCCCCCGGCGAGCAGCGGGTAGACCGCCCACGGCACGTCGTGCATCTCGGGCACCTGGGCGATGAAGATCAGGATCGCCAGGGCGTTGACGAAGCCCGTCATCACGGAGCGCGGCACGAACCGCATCAGCCTGGCCACGCCCAGGGCGCCCAGCAGGATCTGGAAGAGGCCCGCCAGGATCACGGTGGCGACCAGATAGCCGAAGCCGTGCTCCCGGTTGACCGGGGCGATCACCAGGGCGACCGCGCCCGTCGCGGCGGAGATCATCGCGCGGCGGCCGCCGACGACGGAGATCGTGACCGCCATCGTGAAGGAGGCGAAGAGCCCGATCGCGGGGTCCACCCCGGCGATGATCGAGAAGGAGATGGCCTCGGGGATCAGGGCCAGCGCGACGACGAGTCCGGCAAGCACCTCCGTACGCCACACCTTGGGGTCGGAGATCCAGTCGGGCTTGAGGGCGCGCAGGCGGAACGGGGACGCGGGCGCGGTGGAGGACGGTGCGGAGGACAAGAAGGCGTACCTGTCGGTCGGGAGGGGCGTCCACCGGGATCCGCGGTGGCCGGGCGTGGAAGGTGCACACGCGTACGCGCACGTCCTCGGGCGACAAACAACTGTACCCGGCCGGCGATCGCCCCGTAAGGTCGTGCCCGTGAACACCGGACCGGCGATACGCCATGCACGGAACGGCGATCCGGTGGTGGGCTGAGCCCCCGCCGGACGTGCCCCGCCGGGTCCGTATGCCTGGCGCGGGGGCCTCCCCCGGCTCGTACACCGTACGAAAACACTGTGTCGAGCCGAAGAGATCACGAGGTCGTCAACCATGTCCGTTTCGTTCAACCACACCATCGTCGCCGCCGTGGACCGCCATGCGTCCGCGCGGTTCTTCCGGGAGCTGCTGGAGCTGGACGAGGCCCCGTCCTGGGGGCCGTTCGTCAACATCCAGGTGGCGGACGGCGTACTGCTCCAGTTCGCGGAGCCGCCGGTGGAGATCCAGATGCAGCACTACGCGTTCCTCGTGGACGAGGAACTGTTCGACCGGGCCTACGGGCGGCTGGTCGAGGGCGGGGTCGAGCACTGGGCCGATCCGCAGATGAAGCGGCCCGGGGAGACCAACACCGGGCACGGCGGGCGCGGGGTCTATTTCAAGGACCCGGCCGGGCACGCGATCGAGCTGATCACCCAGCCGTATCTGTAGGAGGGGAGCCGGACGGACCCCGAGGGGTCGCGCCGCGGGGCCGGAGCGCGGAGGCTGGGGGGATGAGTGAGCAGGCTCCGCCCGGCGGTCCGGTCCCGCCGCCTCCCCGGCGGCGGATGTGGCCGTGGGTGCTGCTGCTGGTCGCCGTGCTGCTGGCGCTCGCCGCGGGGGTGGTCATGGCGGTGCTGTCGGACGTCCTCCACTCGGAGGGCTCCCGGAAGGTGCACATCCGGTACGAGGTGACGGGGACCGCCCACGACGTGGTGCTGACGTACAGCACCTGGCGGGGTGAGGAGTTGTCGACCGGGCGGCTGGCGCTGCGGTCGCTGCCGTGGGCCGGGGAGCTGGACTCCAAGGGCTTCATGAGCGGCGGCTCGTTCGTGGTGAGCGTGGGCCGGGGCGGCGGTGACGTGTCGTGCTCGGTGACCGTGGACGACGGCACACGCCGTACGGACTCGGCCTCGGGTGCGTACGCGACGGCGACCTGCGACGGGTACTGAAAGGGCGGGCACCGGAAGGATTCCGGGGCCCGCCCTGCGTCGGTCGGTCAGCGGCCGTAGCGGATGAGCGCGCGGACCATGCGGCAGGTGTGGTCGGACGGCGGGTGGATGCCGAGGCGCGCGGCGGTCGCGCGTATCCGGGCGTTGTTCGCGCTGGACGGGAGGTAGACGCCGGTGTCGAGCAGGGCGATCGCGAGGCGCATCGCCTTCAGGCGGCGGTTGTGCGAGACGTACCACTCGCGGGGGCGGCCGGCGGGGAGCGGCTTCTTGGTCAGGGGCTGGTGCAGGGGCTTGTCGAGCGGCTTGGTCGTGACTGCGGCAACGGCCATGGGCTACCTCCTGGCACGGTGGCGGAACTCTTCGGAAACCCTCACGAACTGACTCCCATTCTACCGGCCCCCACTGACAATCGCCCCTGGCCAGAGGGGTTTTCGGCCCTTCCGGCGAGGTCCGTCGCGTACCTTTGGCCCCATGGAGATCTGGATCAATCCCGCGTGTTCCAAGTGCCGCAGCGCGGTGTCGCTGCTCGACGCGGAGGGGGCCGACTACACGGTCCGCCGTTACCTGGAGGACGTGCCGTCGCCGGACGAGATCCGGGCGGTGCTCGACCGGCTCGGCCTCGAACCGTGGGACATCACGCGGACCCAGGAGGCGGACGCGAAGGGGCTGGGCCTGAAGGACTGGCCGCGTGGGGCGGCGGACCGGGAGCGCTGGATCACCGCACTCGCGGAGCACCCGAAGCTGATCCAGCGCCCGATCATCACAGCGGAGGACGGCACGGCGGTCGTGGGCCGCACGGAGGAGGCGGTCCGGGACGCGCTGGGGCGCGGGGCCTCCTAGGACCTCGGCCCTTCTGCGCCCAGCGCCCCCGCCCGGTGCCTACGCCCCGTGGGCCTGGGCCTCCGCCTCCGCCAGGAGCTCCGTCAGGCGGAGGCCGAACCGTACGTCGCAGGGGTGGGGGTCGCCCGTGCGGACCGAGGTGATCAGCGCGTCGACCGCCGCCGCGAAGGCGTCCACCGCGCCGTCCCACCGCGGCAGCTCGGCGACGCCGTGCTCGCCCCGGAGGACGACCTCCACCCCGGCGGCGGCCACCGGCGCGCCGAGGGCCAGGGTGACCGTGCTGGACGCCCCCGAGGTGTGTCGCAGGACGAGGTGGTGGGCGTCGGCGGGGCCACGGGCCGCGGTCAGTTCGGTGACGTCGCCCAGGACCGGGAGCAGGACCGAGAGGGCGTGCGGGCCGACGTCCCAGAGGCCGCCCCGCTCGCGGCGCCAGGGGGACGCGGCGTAGTCGCTGTCGGTGCCGGGGGCCCAGAGCGCGGCGATCCACTCGGCGCGGGCGGTGAACCAGTCGCCGCGTGCGGCCTGTTCGGCGATCCAGGCGGCGGGGCGCGGGGCGAACCTGAGCGTGCAGAACACGACGGACGCGACCCGGGCCTGCTCGGCGGCCTCGGCGACCTCGCGGGCCCCGGCGACCGTGGTGGCGACCGGCTTGTCCAGGATCAGGTGGCAGCCGGCCGCGGCGGCGCGGGCGGCCAGCGGGGCCTGCACGTCGGGCGGCAGCGCGAAGGCGACGGCGTCGCTGGTGGCGAACAGCTCGTCGAGCCCCGCGTCACCGGAGAACGCCGGGGCACCGTGCGCGGCGGCCAGCTCACCGGCGGCCTCGGCCCGGCGGCCCCACACACCGCTGAGCACGACGCCGGGGTGTGCGGCGAGGGCGGGTGCCTGGGTGTTGCGGGCCCAGGGTCCGGTGCCGGCCAGACCGATGCGCAGGGGGTTCTCGGGTGTCGTCATGGGTCCAGTGTGCCGGGTGGCGGCCCCGGGGCGGCAATGCCCGGACGACCGGTTTCCGGGAGGAATCGGCGGCCTCAGGTCCGGTGGAGTTCGGCCAGCAGGTCGGCGGTTTCCCGGTCGGCCGGCAGGAACGCCTCCAGGCGCAGTTCGGCGACGGTGACGTCGATGGCGGTGCCGAAGTGGGTGAGGGTGGTGATGAGCGTCAGCTCCCTGCCGTCGGCCGGACCGGGTGCGCGCAGCCGCAGCGGTACGGCGAAGCCGAGGTGGTCCGGTGCGTCGCGCGGACGCGGTGGGGCGAGGCCGGTGAGTTCGTGGCCGAGGCGGGCGAGCCGGTCGTCCGGGTTGCGCGTACTCTCGGCGCGGACGCGGTCGATGATGTGCCACGCCCACTCGTCCAGGTTGGCGATGCGTGGCGCGAGGCCCTGCGGGTGCAGCAGGACCCGGGGCACGCTCACGGGGGGTTCGAGCAGGTGCGGGGCCACCCCGGCGGTGAGGGTGTGGAAGGCGGTGTTGGCGGCGGCGAGGTCGCCGTGCCGGTCCACGACGACCGCCGGATACGGCAGGTGGCCGCGCAGGATGCGTTCGAGGGCGGTGCGGATCGGTGCGAGCCGGGGGTCGTCCAGGCCGGTCTGCGGGTAGACCGGTGCGAATCCGGCCGCGAGGAGCAGGTCGTTGCGCTCGCGGATCGGCACCTCCAGGGATTCCGCCAGCCGGATGATCATCGACCGGCCGGGGCTCGACCGCCCGCTCTCGATGAAGCTGACGTGCCGCTGCGTCGTTCCGGCGCGCGTGGCCAGTTCCAGCTGGCTGACGCGCCGCCGGGTGCGCCACTCACGTAACGCGGGGGCGAGACCGCCCCCGGCCGATTCGCCGATCACCCCCCTTGTGTATCCCGATCGTCTGCTGATCCGCCATTCCCTGCGGGGAATTGCCGCGCGTCACCGGGCGCGGGAAGGTCGTTGCCGCACACCGGACCTTCGCACCCCAGGGGATCAGCCATGGCCGACATCGACATCCACGAACTCACCGACCGTTACGTCGCCGTGTGGAACGAGCCCGACGCGGAGCGCCGCCGGGCCGCGGTCCGCGCGCTGTGGGCCGCCGACGCGATCCACGTACTGCGGCCTCCCCAGGAGGTCCGGGAGGTCGCCGAAGGGCTGGGCTTCGACCGTCTCCTGCTGGAGGCGCGCGGGTACGACGCGCTGGACTTCCGGGTGACGCGCGCCCACGAGGAGTTCGTCGCGCCGGGCACCTTCGTCTTCCGGTCGCGCGGCAACGCCGACCGTATCCGGGACGTCGTCAAGTTCAACTGGGAGATGGCGCCCCGGGACGGGGGCGAGGCGGCCGGGGTCGGGCTGGAGGTCCTCGTGCTGGGCCCCGACGGCCGCATCGTGAGCGACTACCAGTTCATCGAGGGGTGACCGCGACACGCCGGGGGCGCCGGGGAATCCCCGGTAACACGGGGTTCACACGAGGGCAACGGTCGGGAAATCGCGGCTTGCGAAGCTGCGGCGCATAGACCGCAGCACCCGCAAAGGATGGCTTCCGTGACGTTCAAGGCTGAGTACATCTGGATCGACGGCACCGAGCCGACCGCCAAGCTCCGCTCCAAGACGAAGATCATGTCCGGCAGCCCGTCGACCGACGTGGCCTCGCTGCCGATCTGGGGCTTCGACGGGTCGAGCACCAACCAGGCCGAGGGCCACGCCTCGGACCGGGTGCTGAAGCCGGTCTTCAGCTGCCCGGACCCGATCCGCGGCGGCGACGACATCCTGGTCCTGTGCGAGGTCTTCGACATCGACATGACCCCGCACGCGTCGAACACGCGGGCGCTGCTGCGCCCGGTCGCCGAGCAGTTCGCCGGGCAGGAGGCGATCTTCGGCATCGAGCAGGAGTACACCTTCTTCGACGGCCACCGGCCGCTCGGCTTCCCCGAGGGCGGCTTCCCGGCCGCGCAGGGCGGCTACTACTGCGGCGTCGGCTCGGACGAGATCTTCGGCCGGGAGATCGTGGAGAAGCACCTCGACAACTGCCTGAAGGCGGGCCTGGGCATCTCCGGCATCAACGCCGAGGTCATGCCGGGCCAGTGGGAGTTCCAGGTGGGCCCGCTGTCCCCGCTGGAGGTCTCCGACCAGCTGTGGATCGCCCGCTGGCTGCTCTACCGCACCGCCGAGGACTTCAACGTCTCCGCGACCCTCGACCCGAAGCCGGTCAAGGGCGACTGGAACGGCGCGGGCGCGCACACCAACTTCTCCACGAAGGCGATGCGCGAGGGCTACGACGCGATCATCACGGCCTGCGAGTCGCTGGGCGAGGGCTCGAAGCCGATGGACCACGTCAAGAACTACGGCGCGGGCATCGACGACCGCCTGACCGGTCTGCACGAGACCGCCCCGTGGAACGAGTACAGCTACGGCGTCTCCGACCGCGGCGCCTCGGTGCGCATCCCGTGGCAGGTCGAGCAGGACCGCAAGGGCTACATCGAGGACCGCCGCCCGAACGCCAACGTCGACCCGTACGTGGTCACGCGGCTGATCGTGGACACCTGCTGTTCGGCCCTGGAGAAGGCCGGCCAGGTCTGATCCGCCCCCGCGCACGGAGAGGCGCCCACCGCACGCCGCGGTGGGCGCCTCTCGTTGTCAGTGCCGTGTGCCAGGCTTTCCCCATGCTCAGCGTCAAGGTCGAGACCGAGAACCGGCAGACCCACACCCGTGTTTCCGCCGAGAAGCTCCGGGACCTCGTGCACCGCATCGGCGGGCGCGGGGACAACTTCCTGGTCGTCCAGCGGATACCGGACATCCCCGGCACCTTCATCCAGGTGTGGCACGAGACGGGCGGGGGCTACGAGTTGGAGCACCGTACGGGCACGGCGACGAGCCATGTCCGTACGGTCATCGACCACCCGGACCAGGCCCTCGCGCTGATGACCCGCTGGGCGCGTGAGGAGCCCGGCTGGGACGCGGGCACCGCCTGGGAGAGCGCCGGGATACCGGAGCCGGAGCCCGTGCCGGAGCTCGCCGACGAGGTCCGGGCGCAGCTGGAGCCCCGGGTCCGGGAGCTGCTGCGCGGCGGTTACGGGACCGTCCAGACGCTCACCGAGGCGGCCGAGGACTACCTGGTGAAGGACGGAGTGCGGCCGGTCTCCCGGGCCCAGGCGCGGGAGTTGGTGGAACGGCTCTGGCTGGAGCGGGTCGAGGAGCAGCGGGGCTGGGTGGATGTGACGGACGCGGACCGGCTGGAGCGGGCGTTCGCCCGGCTGGACTGGGGCGGCATCACGGCCCGGGAGAATTTCACCTGCTGCCGCTCGTGCGGGATGAGCGAGATCGCGGCGGCCGGGCGCGAGGACGCCCGGGGCTTCGTCTTCTTCCACGGCCAGGGTACGGAGAGCGCGGCGGCCGGGCACGGCCTCGCGCTGTACTACGGCGGCTTCCGGGATTCCCCGGAGAGGACGGCCGCGGTGGGCCGCGAGGTGGCGGCCGCGCTGGGCGAGGCCGGGCTGACGGTGGAGTGGGACGGTTCCCCGGACCAGGCGATCGAGCTGACCGGCCTGGACTGGCGGAAGCGGCTGGTGGGGTAGGGCGGTCGCGGCCCTCTTTGCCCCGGAGTGAGGAACGTAACGCAAAGGGTCCGTATCGACGGGTGGGAGAGGTCTGCTCCCCGGCCGGGTTCTCTGCTTCAATGGGGGCATGGCCAGCTTCCCGCACACCTCGACCGGTCGCAGCGACCTCGAGCCGTTCTGGCCCTCCCGTCAGCACCACGACTTCGACCGGGTGTGTTGCCGCGCGCTGAACGCGCCGGCCCTCTAACGCCCTCACCCGGCCTTCGGTCCGCGCGCACGCAGCAAGTCCGTCCACCGACGACTCCCTCGCGCGAAAGAGCTGACCCCTCATGGCGAACACCCGTACCTTCTCCGCTGCCGCTGCGACCACCTCCGTCCCTCCCTCCTCCCCGGGCCGACACCGGCTGCGCGCCGTCGCCCCCGACGAGACCGTCCAGCAGGCCGACGTCTCGGCGCTCCTGACGCCGGGTGCGACCTGGCTGCCCGCGCCCCAGCACACCCTGCCCAGCCTGCCGGGCCGCCCGCCGATGGTCGGCTACCTGGTGCTCGTGCCCGCCGACCAGCAGCCGGCCTTCGCCGCGGCCGCCGCGCAGTACGCGGTGCCGGGGGCGCCGAAGGCGGAGGCCGATCCGGCCGCGACGGGCCCGGTGACCATCGACTCCGTCCAGCGCTCCGCCTCCGTCAACGGGCGCCCGCTGGACCTCACCTACCTGGAATTCGAGCTGCTGGCCCATCTGGTGGCTCACCCCCACCGCGTCCACACCCGCGACCAGCTGGTGACCACGGTCTGGGGTTACGGGCATGTCGGCGACGGCCGCACCGTCGACGTCCATGTGGCCCGGCTGCGCCGCAAGCTGGGCGCCGAGCACCGCCGCTCGATCCAGACCGTGCGCCGGGTCGGGTACAAGTACACGCCCTGACACACGGGCAAAGGGGCGGGCCCCGGTTCCGGTAAGCGCTACCGGAGCCGGGGCCCGCCTTCGTACGCCCTGCTCAGCGCAGTCCCGACCCGGCCGGGGCCGGGGCGGCCGGGGCCTCCGCGGGCTCGCCGTGGTCCAGGCCCGGGAGCCGGCCGAGGCCGCGCGGGGTGCGCCAGTTGCGCTCGCCGAGCAGCGCCATCACGGAGGGCAGCAGCACCATCCGTACGAGCGTGGCGTCCAGCAGGACCGCGACCGCGAGGCCGACGCCCATCTGCTGCATGTCCTGCATGGACAGGGTCGCGAAGACCGAGAACACGGCCACCATGATCACGGCCGCGCCGGTCACCGCCCCGGCCGTGCGGCGGACGCCCTCGTCGATCGCGGCCCGGTTGCCGATCCCCCGGCCGTGCGCCTCGCGGATCCGGGAGACGACGAAGACGTGGTAGTCCATCGAGAGCCCGAACAGGACGACGAGGACGAACAGCGGCATCCAGGACTCGACCGCACCGACGCTCTCCGAGCCGATCAGCCCGGCGCCCCAGCCGTGCTGGAAGACCGCGGTCATCACCCCGTACGCGGCGGCCACGGAGAGCAGATTGAGGATGATGGACGTCACCGCGATCACGTACGAGCGGAAGCAGAACAGCATCAGCAGGAACGTCACGGCGGTGATGAAGAGGAAGACGGGGGCGATCCCGCGCTTCAGCTGGTCGTTGAAGTCGACGGACCCGGCCACCTCGCCGGTGACGTAGGCGTGGGCGCCGCTGGAGTCGAAGGCGGCGGGCAGGCGGTCGTCGCGCAGGGCGGTGAGGTCCTTCTCGCCGCCGGGCAGCGGGACCTCGAACTCGGCGATGTTCTGCGCCCGGTGGACGGTGACGTGGTCGAAGCCGGCGAGGGCCTTGCGGACGGCCGGGGCGGTGATGTCGTCGGCCTCCACGACGACCTGGGCCGGGGCGGGGCCGCCGGGGAAGGTCTCGCTGATGTGGCGGTAGGCGACGGACAGCGTGGAGTCGGAGCCGAACTGCTTGTCCAGGCCCAGGGATTCGGTCTTCATGCCGACCGCGGGCGCGGCGAGCACCAGCAGGACGGCGACGGAGGCGGCGGCGAAGAACTTCGGGTGGTTCAGGACGGGGCGCAGCACCCGGCCCGCGATGCGGCCGCTCTCCGCCTTCCCCCGCTTTCCGCGCCGGTTCAGCAGCGGCACCCGGCCGGCGTCGATGCGGTCGCCGAGCCAGGAGAGCAGGGCGGGCAGCACGGTGACGGAGCCGAGCATGGCGATGCACACGACGGTGATGGTGGCGAGGGCGAAGCCCTTGAAGAGCATCAGGCCGGACAGGAACATCCCGGCCATGGCGACCATGACGGTGAGCCCGGAGACCAGCACGGCCCGGCCGCTGGTGGCGGCGGCGATGCGCAGGGCGGTCTCGGCGTCGCGTCCGGCCGCCCGCTCGTCGCGCTCGCGGCGCAGGTAGAACAGGCAGTAGTCGACGCCGACGGCGAAGCCCATCAGGAACATCACGGAGTACGTGGTCTGGAACAGGTGCAGCTGGTGGCTGGCGAGCGAGAGCAGGCCGAAGGCGGCCATGCACGCGGTGAGCGCGAGCCCGACGGGCAGCAGGGCGGCGACGACGGCGCCGAAGGCGACCAGCAGAATGCCGAGGGCCAGCGGTACGGCGGTGAACTCGGCCTTCTTGAAGTCGTCCGCGAGCAGGTCGCCGAGCCACTTGCCGGCGCTGGCGTCCCCGAACTGGCTGACGGTGACGTCGGGGTGGCCCTTCTGGACCCCGGCGACGGCGTCCAGTACCGGCTGCACCCGGTCGGGCGCGGTGTCCGGGTCGCCCTTCATCTCGAAGGTGATCAGCGCGTCCTTGCGGTCCTTGGAGGCGACCGGGTCCGCGAGGCCGGTGACCTCGCCGGTGTCCCGGAGGGCGGCGGTCAGCTCGCGGGCGGCGGTGCGCCAGCCGTCGGGCCCGGCGGCGGAGACCATAACGAGTTCGCCGGCCGGGTGGCCGAGCCCCGCGTCGGAGAGGATCTGCTCGGCGCGGGCCGAGTCGCCCGCGCCGTTCTCGGCGTCGGTCATCTCGACCATGCCCGAGGCGCCGCCGATGCCCGCGGCGAGTACGACGAAGAGCAGCCAGCCGAGAATGGCCGTCTTGCGGTGGTGTGCGCTCCACACACCGATACGTGCCGCGAGGTTACGCCTCATGGCGGGTTCGCCCCCTGTTGGTGGAAGTCCGACGATGCCCCTCGAATCTAGGAACGCCGGGCCGGGCGCCCCAGCCGGTGGAACACCCGGTCGCGCGGCACATAGGGCGAGGTGGCGGGGGTGGTGCTGGGTACACCCCCACCGGGTGGGAAACCGGCTGACGTGTGCGGGGTGCGCCGGGTCAGACTGTGTGCGACACGGGGCCGGCAGAGGGCCCGGCGAGGGAACGAGGGACCGGGATGGACGCGAAGCGGGGACGGATCGGGGCGGCGCTGCTGGCCGCGTGGCGCGGGCTGGTGGTGTCGTTCGCCGCCCTCGCGGGGTCGTGCACGCTGTTCGTACTGGCGCTGGTCTCCATCGTCATGATCCCGCTGGGCATCGGCCTGGTGACCACGCCGTACATCCTGGAGGCGGTCCGCAAGCACGCCAACCAGCGGAGGCTGCTGGCGATCACCTGGTCGGACGTGCGCATCCCGGTTCCGTACCGGCCGTTCCCGAAGGATGTGCGGAGCGGGTTCACCGGGCAGGTGGAGCGGACCACGCTGATGCTGAAGGACCCGGCGACCTGGCGGGACATGCGGTGGCTGGTGGTCGACATGACGGCCGGCTACACGGTGGCGATCCTGGCGGCGGCGCTGATGGTCTACCCGGTGGAGGGGTTCGTGCTGGCGGCGGGCCTGTGGCGGGTCTTCACGGACGACCGGTACTGGTACGGGTTCGTCCCGGTCGACAGCCAGGCGACGGGGCTGCTGGCCGCCGCGCTCGGCGTGGTGCTCTTCGCCTTCGGGGTGCTGGTGAGCGAGCGGCTGCTGCGGGCGCACTTCGTGCTGGCCCGGTCGGTGCTCGCCCCCACCCAGGAGCAGGAACTCGCCCTGCGCATCGACCGGTTGACCGAGTCCCGGCACGAGGCGGTGGACACGGCCGCCTCCGAGCTCCGGCGCATCGAGCGCGATCTGCACGACGGGGCGCAGGCCCGGCTGGTCGCGATGGGGATGAACCTCGGCACCGTGGAGGCGCTGATCGAGAAGGACCCGGCGCAGGCGAAGCAGCTCCTGGCGATGGCCCGGGAGTCCTCGGCCGAGGCGCTGACGGAGCTGCGCGACCTGGTCCGGGGCATCCACCCGCCGGTGCTGGCCGAGCGGGGGCTCGGGGACGCGGTGAAGGCGCTGGCGCTGCGGCTGCCGGTCCCGTGCGACGTGGACGTGGAGCTGACGGGCCGGGCGGAGGCGCCGGTGGAGTCGGCGGCGTACTTCGCGGTCAGCGAGGCGCTGACGAACGCGGCGAAGCACTCGGGGGCCGACCGGATCTGGGTGGACCTGCGCCACAGCGACGGGGCGCTCCGGTTCTCGGTCACGGACAACGGGAGGGGCGGCGCCTCGGTCGGGGCGGGCTCGGGGCTGAGCGGTATCGAACGCCGGCTCGGTACATTCGACGGCATCATGGCCGTCAGCAGCCCCGCGGGCGGTCCCACCATGGTGACCATGGAGATCCCTTGCGAGTTGTCCTAGCCGAAGATCTCTTCCTGCTGCGCGACGGCCTGGTGCGGATGCTGGAGGCGTACGACTTCGAGATCGCGGCCGCCGTCGAGACCGGGCCGGAACTCACCAAGGCCCTCGCCGAGTTGGAGCCGGACGTCGCCGTGGTCGACGTCCGGCTCCCGCCGTCCCACACGGACGAGGGGCTTCAGTGCGCGCTGGCGGCCCGGCGGGCGCGGCCCGGGCTGCCCGTCCTCGTACTCTCCCAGCACGTCGAGCAGTTGTACGCGCGCGAGCTGCTGGCGGACGGCAACGGCGGGATCGGGTATCTGCTCAAGGACCGGGTGTTCGACGCGGACCAGTTCATCGACGCGGTGCGCCGGGTCGCGGCGGGCGGCACGGCGATGGATCCGCAGGTCATCTCGCAGCTGCTGACGCGGCGTTCGCAGGACAAGCCGATGGGCGGGCTG
Proteins encoded in this window:
- a CDS encoding MMPL family transporter; this encodes MRRNLAARIGVWSAHHRKTAILGWLLFVVLAAGIGGASGMVEMTDAENGAGDSARAEQILSDAGLGHPAGELVMVSAAGPDGWRTAARELTAALRDTGEVTGLADPVASKDRKDALITFEMKGDPDTAPDRVQPVLDAVAGVQKGHPDVTVSQFGDASAGKWLGDLLADDFKKAEFTAVPLALGILLVAFGAVVAALLPVGLALTACMAAFGLLSLASHQLHLFQTTYSVMFLMGFAVGVDYCLFYLRRERDERAAGRDAETALRIAAATSGRAVLVSGLTVMVAMAGMFLSGLMLFKGFALATITVVCIAMLGSVTVLPALLSWLGDRIDAGRVPLLNRRGKRGKAESGRIAGRVLRPVLNHPKFFAAASVAVLLVLAAPAVGMKTESLGLDKQFGSDSTLSVAYRHISETFPGGPAPAQVVVEADDITAPAVRKALAGFDHVTVHRAQNIAEFEVPLPGGEKDLTALRDDRLPAAFDSSGAHAYVTGEVAGSVDFNDQLKRGIAPVFLFITAVTFLLMLFCFRSYVIAVTSIILNLLSVAAAYGVMTAVFQHGWGAGLIGSESVGAVESWMPLFVLVVLFGLSMDYHVFVVSRIREAHGRGIGNRAAIDEGVRRTAGAVTGAAVIMVAVFSVFATLSMQDMQQMGVGLAVAVLLDATLVRMVLLPSVMALLGERNWRTPRGLGRLPGLDHGEPAEAPAAPAPAGSGLR
- a CDS encoding sensor histidine kinase, producing the protein MDAKRGRIGAALLAAWRGLVVSFAALAGSCTLFVLALVSIVMIPLGIGLVTTPYILEAVRKHANQRRLLAITWSDVRIPVPYRPFPKDVRSGFTGQVERTTLMLKDPATWRDMRWLVVDMTAGYTVAILAAALMVYPVEGFVLAAGLWRVFTDDRYWYGFVPVDSQATGLLAAALGVVLFAFGVLVSERLLRAHFVLARSVLAPTQEQELALRIDRLTESRHEAVDTAASELRRIERDLHDGAQARLVAMGMNLGTVEALIEKDPAQAKQLLAMARESSAEALTELRDLVRGIHPPVLAERGLGDAVKALALRLPVPCDVDVELTGRAEAPVESAAYFAVSEALTNAAKHSGADRIWVDLRHSDGALRFSVTDNGRGGASVGAGSGLSGIERRLGTFDGIMAVSSPAGGPTMVTMEIPCELS
- a CDS encoding LuxR C-terminal-related transcriptional regulator is translated as MRVVLAEDLFLLRDGLVRMLEAYDFEIAAAVETGPELTKALAELEPDVAVVDVRLPPSHTDEGLQCALAARRARPGLPVLVLSQHVEQLYARELLADGNGGIGYLLKDRVFDADQFIDAVRRVAAGGTAMDPQVISQLLTRRSQDKPMGGLTPREREVMELMAQGRSNAAIASQMVITERAVAKHTSNIFGKLSLPPSDDDNRRVLAVLAYLDRG